The Macaca thibetana thibetana isolate TM-01 chromosome 11, ASM2454274v1, whole genome shotgun sequence genome window below encodes:
- the APOLD1 gene encoding apolipoprotein L domain-containing protein 1 isoform X2, which produces MERPAAREPHGPDALRRFQGLLLDRRGRLHGQVLRLREVARRLERLRRRSLVANVAGSSLSATGALAAIVGLSLSPVTLGASLLASAVGLGVATAGGAVTITSDLSLIFCNSRELRRVQEIAATCQDQMREILSCLEFFCRWQGCGDRQLLQCGRNASIALYNSVYFIVFFGSRGFLIPRRAEGDTKLTHSQMQPEYAVGLS; this is translated from the exons ATGGAGAGGCCGGCAGCCCGGGAGCCGCATGGGCCGGACGCACTGAGGCGCTTCCAGGGGCTGCTGCTGGACCGCCGAGGCCGGCTGCACGGCCAGGTGCTGCGCCTGCGCGAGGTGGCCCGGCGCCTGGAGCGCCTGCGCAGGCGCTCCCTGGTGGCCAACGTGGCTGGCAGCTCGCTGAGCGCAACAGGCGCCCTCGCAGCCATCGTGGGGCTCTCGCTCAGCCCGGTCACCCTGGGGGCCTCGCTGCTGGCGTCGGCCgtggggctgggggtggccaCAGCCGGAGGGGCTGTCACCATCACGTCCGACCTCTCGCTGATCTTCTGCAACTCCCGGGAGCTGCGGAGGGTGCAGGAGATCGCGGCCACCTGCCAGGACCAGATGCGGGAGATCCTGAGCTGCCTGGAGTTCTTCTGCCGCTGGCAGGGCTGCGGGGACCGCCAGCTGCTGCAGTGCGGCAGGAACGCCTCCATCGCCCTGTACAATTCTGTCTACTTCATCGTCTTCTTCGGCTCACGTGGCTTCCTCATCCCTAGGCGGGCGGAGGGGGACACCAAG CTTACCCACTCCCAGATGCAGCCTGAGTATGCAGTAGGCCTTTCCTGA
- the APOLD1 gene encoding apolipoprotein L domain-containing protein 1 isoform X1 — translation MERPAAREPHGPDALRRFQGLLLDRRGRLHGQVLRLREVARRLERLRRRSLVANVAGSSLSATGALAAIVGLSLSPVTLGASLLASAVGLGVATAGGAVTITSDLSLIFCNSRELRRVQEIAATCQDQMREILSCLEFFCRWQGCGDRQLLQCGRNASIALYNSVYFIVFFGSRGFLIPRRAEGDTKVSQAVLKAKVQKLAESLESCTGALDELSEQLESRVQLCTKYSRGHDLKISADQRAGLFF, via the coding sequence ATGGAGAGGCCGGCAGCCCGGGAGCCGCATGGGCCGGACGCACTGAGGCGCTTCCAGGGGCTGCTGCTGGACCGCCGAGGCCGGCTGCACGGCCAGGTGCTGCGCCTGCGCGAGGTGGCCCGGCGCCTGGAGCGCCTGCGCAGGCGCTCCCTGGTGGCCAACGTGGCTGGCAGCTCGCTGAGCGCAACAGGCGCCCTCGCAGCCATCGTGGGGCTCTCGCTCAGCCCGGTCACCCTGGGGGCCTCGCTGCTGGCGTCGGCCgtggggctgggggtggccaCAGCCGGAGGGGCTGTCACCATCACGTCCGACCTCTCGCTGATCTTCTGCAACTCCCGGGAGCTGCGGAGGGTGCAGGAGATCGCGGCCACCTGCCAGGACCAGATGCGGGAGATCCTGAGCTGCCTGGAGTTCTTCTGCCGCTGGCAGGGCTGCGGGGACCGCCAGCTGCTGCAGTGCGGCAGGAACGCCTCCATCGCCCTGTACAATTCTGTCTACTTCATCGTCTTCTTCGGCTCACGTGGCTTCCTCATCCCTAGGCGGGCGGAGGGGGACACCAAGGTTAGCCAGGCCGTGCTGAAGGCCAAAGTTCAGAAACTGGCCGAGAGCCTGGAGTCCTGCACGGGGGCTCTGGACGAACTCAGCGAACAGCTGGAGTCTCGGGTCCAGCTCTGCACCAAGTACAGCCGTGGCCACGACCTCAAGATCTCTGCTGACCAGCGTGCAGGGCTGTTTTTCTGA